The genomic window GTGCCCGCAGCTGGCGCTATGCGGCAATCGTCGATGACGGTGTGATCGAAGCCTGGTTCGAAGAGCCCGGGCGCATGGATGACTGCCCCGAAGATCCTTATGGCGCAAGCGCGCCTGAAGCTGTTCTGGAATGGTTGCGGAAAAATCCCGCCAAGGCCGCGGCCTGAACCGCCGGAACATGCGAAAGGGCGCCCTCGGGCGCCCTTCTTGCCGGGACGATGGCTTATCCGATCAGCGGAGCGCCGGCGCCATAGGTTTCACGATAATGTCTTTCCAGCCGCATCAATGCCAGGCGCAGAACGATCTTTCCTGATCGTGCCGACCAGCCCAGCCGACGTTCCGTCATCTCGATCCCCTCCAGAAAGCAGCAGACGCGCAGACACATGTCGCCCATGCCCGGACCCAGTTCGCGCAGTGCCGCCGCGACTCGGTTGCGCGCACCTTCCGATCCGCCGCCATGGCCTGCACCCATCCGTGCCACGTCGATGCCGGCCGTCAGGAAGCGATCCCAGTTCTGGGTGATGCGGGGCCCCATCTGAGCCAGTTCGAAATCTTCGCGCAGCCGTTCGCCCGCAGCCACCAGTTCGGGTGCAAGAAACGGTCGCCCGTCAGGTTCACGGCGCCGCGCCAGCATCAGCAATGGGCTTTCCGCAATGTTCACACGCGTCCTGCGCCGCCGTCCGTCCGCGGGATCCTGTATTTCGCGCTCTTCCCACACGCGGTGGCGGTCGGCATGAACAAAGGGCGCGGCCTCATCCGCGCAGCCCTGCGGCTCGGGGATGACCGGATCGGCCAGGGCAAAATCCTCTTTGCCCGGAAGGGGACCGCTGCGACGCGCAGCAATCAGTTTGCGCAGCGCCTCGCGTCCGGTGGCGGATATGACATAACGGCTGACCCGGCCTTGACCTGCCAGTTGCACCCAGGCCCGGACGGCCATGTGCTCGGCCAGTTCGCGATCCAGGATTGCGGTGCGGATCTCGTCGCGGACCACGATTGCCTTGTCCATGCCCTCGGCCACCACCATCTGCGCACCGGGCTCGGCCAGCCGACGCAGGATACGGGCGATCTGCTTCATGCCGATGCGGCCGGGAGCCTGCTGATGGCTGGAAGGGGCCGCCGCGGCGCGCTCGACAGCGCGATCGACAAGCGGATCGTCGCGGCGCATTTCGAACTTGCGGATGCGACGAAGGATTGTCGAGGCATGGCAGCCTGCCTCGCGCGCCAAGGCGCGAATGGTCTCGCCGCCTTCGACATGACGCAAATACAGCTTCAGGTCGCCATCTTCGGCCTGGCTTTGGGCTGATGCGCAAGGCAGGGTTTCGGGTGCA from Paracoccus sp. SMMA_5_TC includes these protein-coding regions:
- a CDS encoding DUF6456 domain-containing protein; its protein translation is MTMTILTGDFAPEASIAALPVGIGAMACDAPETLPCASAQSQAEDGDLKLYLRHVEGGETIRALAREAGCHASTILRRIRKFEMRRDDPLVDRAVERAAAAPSSHQQAPGRIGMKQIARILRRLAEPGAQMVVAEGMDKAIVVRDEIRTAILDRELAEHMAVRAWVQLAGQGRVSRYVISATGREALRKLIAARRSGPLPGKEDFALADPVIPEPQGCADEAAPFVHADRHRVWEEREIQDPADGRRRRTRVNIAESPLLMLARRREPDGRPFLAPELVAAGERLREDFELAQMGPRITQNWDRFLTAGIDVARMGAGHGGGSEGARNRVAAALRELGPGMGDMCLRVCCFLEGIEMTERRLGWSARSGKIVLRLALMRLERHYRETYGAGAPLIG